One genomic segment of Choristoneura fumiferana chromosome Z, NRCan_CFum_1, whole genome shotgun sequence includes these proteins:
- the LOC141439213 gene encoding uncharacterized protein, whose protein sequence is MASCCTCSGPGHGQAGSSKASLPLICLVPRDDARLADQGGAKKPRPASAGISAQSDFQLLDEDYIKKHFKLPQRQLYLDPFRRPLITFPMTQEDVQNFNLARKYKINQQILDGTLDPSEAISAPSVFPYAKSEAEKRKETEEDEEIIYILQLPDWEYNCPVHNQTIKTPRFIWHSCKKPKKGKGGELKQGGGPMNKPKPWLLSRHTDFDLLSQW, encoded by the exons ATGGCAAG CTGTTGTACCTGCTCCGGCCCGGGCCATGGCCAAGCCGGCAGCTCGAAGGCTAGCCTGCCACTGATTTGCCTGGTGCCCCGCGACGACGCCCGTCTGGCCGACCAAGGAGGCGCCAAGAAGCCACGCCCGGCCTCCGCGGGCATCTCCGCCCAGAGCGACTTCCAACTCCTGGACGAAGACTACATAAAGAAACACTTCAAACTGCCCCAAAGACAGCTTTACCTCGATCCTTTCAG ACGGCCTCTTATCACGTTTCCTATGACCCAAGAAGACGTTCAAAACTTCAATTTGGCACGCAAGTACAAGATTAACCAACAAATTTTGGACGGGACCCTCGATCCGAGTGAAGCGATATCGGCACCTAGCGTATTT CCCTATGCGAAGTCAGAAGCTGAAAAACGTAAAGAAACCGAAGAAGACGAAGAAATCATTTACATCCTGCAGCTGCCAGATTGGGAATATAATTGCCCGGTTCATAATCAAACTATTAAAACACCAAG GTTTATATGGCATTCTTGCAAGAAACCGAAAAAAGGAAAGGGAGGAGAGTTGAAGCAAGGCGGTGGACCAATGAACAAACCAAAGCCTTGGTTGCTCAGCAGACATACAGACTTCGATTTACTGTCCCAATGGTAG
- the LOC141439207 gene encoding uncharacterized protein → MGEKDLLAKLANVPLAKPGFDALNMTAPVLVQMNPDGKWENTKPDGLDEERLKAVVAHLVKSKALSAAQSYCCQCAAENKLEAGQSNYVPVIMMPIYPADECPFDMECEVQKMKEAEKKPTKKAAKTTEAEASDDKDKESKKKKKRGFTMQRLTDFDLLSQW, encoded by the exons atGGGAGAAAAAGATTTATTAGCCAAACTAGCCAATGT CCCATTAGCAAAACCTGGCTTCGATGCACTGAACATGACAGCACCAGTCTTAGTACAAATGAATCCGGATGGCAAATGGGAAAACACGAAACCAGACGGGTTAGATGAAGAACGCTTGAAGGCAGTAGTCGCACACTTGGTTAAGTCGAAAGCCTTGTCAGCGGCTCAAAGCTATTGCTGCCAATGTGCAGCGGAAAATAAG CTTGAAGCTGGGCAATCGAACTATGTTCCGGTTATAATGATGCCAATATATCCTGCCGATGAGTGTCCCTTCGATATGGAATGCGAAGTTCAAAAAATGAAAGAAGCagaaaaaaaacctacaaaaaAAGCGGCAAAAACAACAGAAGCGGAGGCAAGCGATGACAAGGATAAAGAAagtaaaaagaagaagaaacgGGGTTTTACGATGCAACGGTTAACAGATTTCGATTTGCTATCTCAGTGGTga